A single genomic interval of Helianthus annuus cultivar XRQ/B chromosome 13, HanXRQr2.0-SUNRISE, whole genome shotgun sequence harbors:
- the LOC110901999 gene encoding uncharacterized protein LOC110901999, which yields MSEFKLLQMKEDDTIDEFTAKINSIVTRASEYGRMLNQSTLVRKLLNAVPDRFIQIVASIEQYSNLDTMTLDEAIGRLKTYEERLKLKKKESPMNNLEELLYAGHGQHVGNHGRGRFHPSRGRGRDNYQHRGEGHTSYESEGTDKPQRDDSKQEKPTMRDKSKITCYRCEKLGHYAYECPTKKTKENETLLVEMEDDDEPALLMCLHVEEK from the coding sequence ATGTCAGAATTTAAGTTATTGCAAATGAAGGAAGATGACACAATAGACGAGTTCACTGCAAAGATCAATAGTATTGTTACACGGGCAAGCGAGTACGGAAGGATGTTGAATCAATCCACTCTGGTACGAAAACTTCTAAACGCCGTGCCAGATAGATTTATTCAAATAGTTGCATCAATCGAGCAATACTCCAATCTAGACACAATGACGCTAGACGAAGCTATTGGTAGATTAAAAACATATGAAGAAAGGTTAAAGTTGAAGAAAAAGGAAAGCCCCATGAACAATCTAGAAGAACTCCTGTATGCGGGTCATGGACAACATGTTGGAAATCATGGACGAGGGAGATTCCATCCATCACGAGGCCGAGGGAGAGACAATTATCAACATAGGGGTGAAGGGCACACATCTTACGAGTCGGAAGGAACCGACAAACCACAAAGGGATGATAGCAAGCAAGAGAAACCAACTATGAGAGATAAGTCGAAAATCACTTGCTATAGATGTGAGAAACTTGGGCACTATGCCTACGAATGCCCAACCAAGAAAACCAAGGAAAATGAGACACTCTTGGTTGaaatggaagatgatgatgaaccgGCACTTCTGATGTGCCTACACGTTGAAGAAAAGTAG